One stretch of Lachnospiraceae bacterium oral taxon 096 DNA includes these proteins:
- a CDS encoding ABC transporter permease: MLGAFLGAISQGVLWGIMVLGVYITFKLLDIPDMTVDGSFTLGGFICAILISDGKINPILVLICAILGGLIAGAVTGILHTIFEIPAILAGILTQISLWSINLRIAHKRSNITLPKLGNIFSAVASMTGMKKSQVALVLGIIIVIVIIALLYWFFGTEMGSALRATGNNEAMVRALGINAKTMKLIALMISNGLVALAGALVCQSQGYADINMGTGAIVIGLAAIVIGEVLLGWVKPFYAKLGAAVIGSVVYFIIRAIVLQMGLDSDYMKVLSAIIVAVALSFPVLSKKYRQKKDYDPAGEGGE, from the coding sequence ATGCTCGGTGCATTTTTAGGTGCAATATCCCAGGGTGTGTTGTGGGGAATTATGGTACTGGGTGTATATATTACATTTAAGTTACTCGATATTCCTGATATGACTGTTGATGGAAGTTTTACACTCGGTGGATTTATTTGTGCGATTTTAATTTCAGATGGAAAAATTAATCCAATATTGGTTTTGATTTGTGCAATTTTAGGTGGATTGATTGCGGGTGCTGTCACAGGAATTTTACATACAATATTTGAAATTCCAGCAATTTTGGCGGGAATTTTGACACAGATTTCTCTGTGGTCGATTAATTTGCGTATTGCACATAAGCGAAGCAATATTACACTGCCAAAGTTGGGCAATATCTTTTCTGCAGTGGCTTCGATGACAGGAATGAAAAAGTCACAGGTGGCCTTAGTTCTTGGGATTATCATTGTTATTGTGATCATCGCACTACTTTATTGGTTCTTTGGAACAGAGATGGGCAGTGCACTCCGTGCAACGGGAAATAATGAGGCAATGGTGCGAGCACTGGGCATCAATGCAAAGACAATGAAGTTAATTGCTTTGATGATTAGCAATGGCTTAGTTGCTCTTGCGGGTGCTTTGGTTTGTCAAAGTCAGGGATATGCGGATATCAATATGGGTACAGGAGCCATTGTCATTGGTCTTGCGGCCATTGTCATTGGTGAGGTGTTGCTTGGATGGGTCAAGCCATTCTATGCAAAGTTGGGTGCAGCAGTTATTGGATCTGTAGTCTACTTTATTATTCGTGCCATTGTACTGCAAATGGGACTGGATTCTGACTACATGAAGGTGCTCTCGGCCATTATTGTTGCAGTGGCATTGTCCTTCCCTGTGCTCAGCAAAAAATATCGTCAGAAAAAGGATTATGATCCAGCTGGGGAAGGAGGAGAGTAG
- a CDS encoding ABC transporter ATP-binding protein, with the protein MLTIKNVSKTFNKGTVNEKKALQHLNLHLLPGDFATVIGGNGAGKSTMLNMIAGVYPIDAGTIEIDGVNISRMPEHQRAKYIGRVFQDPMMGTAAGLEIQENLALAFRRGRARTLHWGLKQSEKEYYKEMLEKLGLGLHTRMTSKVGLLSGGQRQALTLLMSTLVKPKILLLDEHTAALDPKTAKKVLDLTEEFVKEQNLTALMITHNMHDAIALGNRLIMMHEGHIIYDVSGEEKKKLRVEDLLKKFEEASGGQFSNDRMLLAK; encoded by the coding sequence ATGTTAACGATTAAAAATGTCAGTAAAACCTTTAATAAGGGCACAGTCAATGAAAAGAAGGCATTGCAACATTTAAATCTTCATCTTTTGCCAGGGGATTTTGCGACGGTGATTGGTGGAAATGGAGCTGGAAAATCGACCATGCTCAATATGATTGCAGGTGTCTATCCGATAGATGCAGGGACGATTGAGATTGATGGAGTCAATATTTCAAGGATGCCAGAGCATCAGAGGGCGAAGTATATTGGAAGAGTGTTTCAAGATCCAATGATGGGAACAGCGGCGGGGCTTGAAATTCAGGAAAACCTTGCACTTGCTTTTCGAAGGGGAAGAGCGAGGACACTTCACTGGGGATTGAAGCAATCGGAGAAGGAATACTACAAGGAGATGTTAGAAAAGCTAGGCCTTGGTCTTCATACAAGAATGACTTCAAAGGTTGGACTTTTATCTGGAGGTCAGCGACAGGCCCTCACTCTGCTCATGTCTACACTGGTAAAGCCAAAAATTTTATTGCTCGATGAGCACACGGCGGCACTGGACCCAAAGACAGCGAAGAAAGTGTTGGATTTGACCGAGGAATTTGTGAAGGAGCAAAATCTCACTGCACTCATGATTACCCACAATATGCATGATGCCATTGCTCTTGGCAATCGCTTGATTATGATGCATGAGGGACATATTATCTATGATGTGTCAGGAGAAGAAAAGAAAAAACTTCGAGTAGAAGATTTATTAAAGAAATTTGAAGAAGCCAGTGGCGGTCAGTTTTCAAATGATCGCATGCTACTTGCAAAATAG